Proteins encoded within one genomic window of Haladaptatus sp. QDMS2:
- the secF gene encoding protein translocase subunit SecF, with translation MVEFEVPKVDYTRYSNRQLAAVPLGVLAVALLIIAGWFVMTGAPVTPGIAFTGGTELQIQTTDSPAQIEATFDTPVESIQPIRSSDNSYIVTFQASGEDTSAGAIEQQARDAGYTVQSSQSRSPSFGAETQRLALIGILIAFGGMSAIVFLLFRSFVPSIAVVLSAFSDIVIPIALMNIFGIKLSLGTVAALLMLIGYSVDSDLLLNNHILRRSGDFYESTYRAMRTGVTMTLTSLAAMTVMTITAFLFGIPLLPSIGIVLVFGLTADLMNTYMLNLSLLRWYKFEGVAR, from the coding sequence ATGGTCGAGTTCGAGGTACCGAAGGTCGATTACACCCGGTACTCCAACCGCCAGTTGGCCGCGGTGCCCCTCGGAGTGCTCGCCGTTGCACTCCTCATCATCGCTGGCTGGTTCGTGATGACGGGTGCGCCGGTCACCCCGGGCATCGCGTTCACTGGCGGCACCGAGTTACAGATACAGACTACTGATTCACCCGCCCAGATCGAGGCGACGTTCGACACGCCGGTCGAATCGATTCAGCCGATTCGGTCGAGTGACAACAGCTACATCGTGACGTTCCAGGCGTCCGGCGAGGACACGTCAGCTGGGGCCATCGAGCAACAGGCCCGCGACGCTGGCTACACCGTCCAGTCCTCACAGAGTCGCTCGCCAAGCTTCGGCGCGGAGACCCAGCGCCTCGCGCTCATCGGCATCCTCATCGCGTTTGGTGGCATGAGCGCCATCGTCTTCCTGCTGTTTCGGTCGTTCGTCCCCTCCATCGCCGTCGTTCTCTCTGCATTTTCCGACATCGTCATTCCCATCGCGCTGATGAACATCTTCGGCATCAAACTCTCACTCGGGACGGTCGCCGCGCTGTTGATGCTCATCGGTTACAGCGTGGACTCAGACCTCCTGCTCAACAACCACATCCTGCGCCGCAGCGGTGACTTCTATGAGTCCACCTACCGGGCGATGCGCACGGGTGTGACCATGACGCTCACGTCGCTCGCGGCGATGACCGTCATGACGATTACGGCGTTCCTCTTCGGGATTCCACTGCTCCCGTCTATCGGTATCGTCCTCGTCTTCGGGCTGACCGCTGACCTGATGAACACCTACATGTTAAATCTGAGCCTGCTTCGCTGGTACAAGTTCGAGGGGGTCGCCCGATGA
- a CDS encoding multidrug efflux SMR transporter — MSWNLLFVAGLFEVAWAIGLGYSEGLTKPLPTAGTVVALVISMVLLAKAVETLPVGTAYAVWTGIGAVGTAILGMYLFDEPATVARLGFIGLIVVGIVGLNLVSGGH, encoded by the coding sequence ATGTCTTGGAATCTGCTGTTCGTCGCCGGCCTCTTCGAAGTCGCATGGGCCATCGGACTCGGCTATTCTGAAGGGCTGACGAAGCCACTCCCAACTGCCGGAACCGTCGTCGCACTCGTCATCAGCATGGTCCTCCTCGCGAAAGCCGTCGAAACCCTCCCCGTTGGCACCGCCTACGCCGTCTGGACCGGCATCGGTGCGGTGGGGACGGCGATTCTCGGGATGTACCTGTTCGACGAGCCCGCGACCGTCGCGCGACTCGGCTTCATCGGCCTGATTGTGGTGGGTATCGTCGGTCTGAATCTCGTCTCCGGCGGCCACTGA
- a CDS encoding tRNA pseudouridine(54/55) synthase Pus10: MTILDDARAVIENGPVCDSCLGRVFADRSFGLTNDQRGNALRTAVALAADEPYEPTAVSECWVCEGLCATFDEWAERAAETVAGIEFDTYQVGTHTPPLIEENELLLRESAGLPEDAGEQFKSEFNREVGKRIGRLTETEVDFGRPHVMFTLDLEGDAVEMRNHSTFVYGRYRKLERDIPQTKWPCSECNETGYIRGDPCHVCAGSGYRYPESVEQLAAPPLLAAMEGEETTFHGAGREDVDALMLGTGRPFVMEISNPKVRHVDMAALEAEINEQADGKIEVEGLRACTYEMVERVKEHDASKTYRMDVKFAHPVTVEDLQAAISKLEGATIEQYTPKRVDHRRANLTRERTVYDIEGELVDEYHADLTIHGAGGLYIKELVSGDDGRTEPSLTELLGVNAVVTALDVVAVEGEDEPFEREEFFLD; the protein is encoded by the coding sequence ATGACGATTCTCGACGATGCGCGAGCGGTCATCGAGAACGGCCCCGTCTGCGATTCCTGCCTGGGCCGAGTGTTCGCCGACCGGAGTTTCGGCCTCACCAACGACCAGCGCGGGAACGCGCTGCGGACCGCCGTGGCATTGGCAGCCGACGAACCCTACGAACCGACCGCTGTCTCCGAGTGCTGGGTGTGTGAGGGGCTCTGTGCGACGTTCGACGAGTGGGCCGAGCGCGCCGCCGAGACGGTCGCAGGCATCGAGTTCGACACCTACCAGGTCGGCACGCACACCCCACCACTCATCGAAGAGAACGAACTGCTCCTGCGCGAGAGCGCGGGCCTACCCGAGGACGCGGGCGAGCAGTTCAAATCCGAGTTCAACCGCGAGGTGGGCAAGCGTATTGGCCGACTGACCGAGACGGAGGTCGATTTCGGCCGCCCGCACGTGATGTTCACGCTCGATTTGGAAGGCGACGCAGTCGAGATGCGCAACCACTCGACGTTCGTCTACGGGCGCTATCGCAAACTCGAACGCGACATCCCGCAGACGAAGTGGCCCTGCTCTGAGTGCAACGAGACGGGCTACATCCGCGGCGACCCGTGTCACGTCTGTGCCGGGTCGGGCTATCGCTATCCCGAGAGCGTCGAACAACTCGCCGCCCCGCCCCTCCTCGCGGCGATGGAGGGCGAGGAAACGACCTTCCACGGCGCGGGCCGAGAAGACGTAGACGCCCTGATGCTCGGGACGGGCCGCCCGTTCGTGATGGAAATCTCGAACCCGAAGGTGCGCCACGTGGACATGGCCGCACTCGAGGCAGAAATCAACGAGCAAGCCGACGGGAAAATCGAAGTCGAGGGCCTGCGAGCGTGCACCTACGAGATGGTCGAGCGCGTCAAAGAACACGACGCCTCGAAGACCTACCGCATGGACGTGAAATTCGCCCATCCCGTGACGGTGGAGGACTTGCAGGCGGCGATTTCGAAACTCGAAGGTGCGACCATCGAACAGTACACCCCAAAACGCGTCGACCACCGCCGGGCGAACCTGACCCGCGAGCGCACGGTGTACGACATCGAGGGCGAACTGGTAGACGAGTACCACGCCGACCTCACCATTCACGGCGCGGGCGGCCTCTACATCAAAGAACTCGTGAGCGGTGACGACGGCCGCACCGAACCCAGCCTGACCGAGTTGCTCGGCGTGAACGCCGTCGTGACGGCGCTCGATGTGGTCGCCGTCGAAGGCGAGGACGAACCATTCGAACGCGAGGAGTTCTTCCTCGACTGA
- a CDS encoding preprotein translocase subunit SecD yields MSALRENWRIVLLVIFVVLSGVALFAPTGSADDGGQAGTADTGPTNLKYGLELSGGTRIRAPLVGMTAEDVDVTPDNDREVEIAVANQLNISRTDVRATPQTRTVEVFTENVTQAQFAQALQAAGLSASEENIRDGVTDETRQTAVSVLTEKINRIGLSGGSVQQVQTTQETFILIEVPNQNRTEVLNLIGDRGKVEIVAEFPTDANGTTEYRQVSMLTQGDFAEIGAPQAGQGNQPSYVPVTLTDEAAQNFSQGMQNFGFTSQQGVQSCRYSDTPDDPGYCLHTVVDGEIVYSASMSTGLAGTIANGDFVKDPGFRMTTTNASDARALQVNLQAGALPTSLDIEGEGTTYFLEPALASEFKLFSLITGIIAVLAVAGMTYLRYGEAKIAAPMVVTALSEVVILLGFAAAVNLALDLSHIAGLIAVIGTGVDDLVIIADEISQSGVTTSRVFRDRFRKAFWVIGAAAVTTIIAMSPLAVLSLGDLQGFAIITIVGVLIGVLVTRPAYGDVLRNLMDID; encoded by the coding sequence ATGAGCGCCCTCCGCGAAAACTGGCGCATCGTCCTGTTGGTCATCTTCGTCGTGCTCTCTGGGGTGGCGCTGTTCGCGCCGACCGGGAGCGCAGACGACGGCGGCCAGGCCGGCACCGCAGACACGGGGCCGACGAACCTCAAGTACGGCCTCGAACTCTCTGGCGGGACGCGGATTCGCGCCCCGCTCGTCGGCATGACCGCAGAGGATGTCGACGTGACGCCCGACAACGATCGCGAGGTGGAAATCGCCGTCGCGAATCAGCTGAACATCTCGCGAACCGACGTTCGCGCCACGCCCCAGACCCGCACCGTTGAGGTGTTCACGGAGAACGTGACCCAAGCACAGTTCGCCCAGGCACTCCAGGCCGCAGGTCTCTCCGCGAGCGAGGAGAACATCCGCGACGGCGTCACCGACGAGACGCGCCAGACGGCTGTCTCTGTCCTCACGGAGAAAATCAACCGCATCGGCCTCTCTGGAGGGTCGGTCCAGCAGGTCCAGACCACCCAGGAGACGTTCATCCTCATCGAGGTGCCAAACCAGAATCGCACCGAGGTGTTGAACCTCATCGGTGACCGCGGGAAGGTCGAAATCGTCGCCGAGTTCCCCACCGACGCGAACGGCACCACCGAGTATCGACAGGTGTCGATGCTGACGCAGGGTGACTTCGCCGAGATCGGCGCGCCACAGGCGGGCCAGGGCAACCAGCCGTCGTACGTCCCCGTGACGCTCACCGACGAAGCGGCGCAGAACTTCTCACAGGGGATGCAGAACTTCGGCTTCACCAGCCAGCAGGGCGTCCAGAGCTGCCGATACAGCGACACGCCTGACGACCCCGGCTACTGTCTCCACACCGTCGTTGACGGCGAAATCGTTTACTCGGCGTCGATGTCCACGGGCCTCGCGGGCACCATCGCGAACGGCGACTTCGTGAAGGACCCCGGCTTCCGGATGACGACGACGAACGCCTCCGACGCCCGCGCGCTGCAGGTCAACCTGCAGGCCGGCGCGCTCCCAACTTCCCTCGACATCGAGGGCGAGGGGACGACGTACTTCCTCGAACCGGCGCTCGCGTCTGAGTTCAAGCTGTTCAGCCTCATCACGGGCATCATCGCCGTGCTCGCCGTCGCCGGGATGACGTATCTGCGCTACGGCGAGGCGAAAATCGCCGCCCCGATGGTCGTGACCGCACTCTCCGAGGTCGTCATCCTGCTCGGGTTCGCCGCGGCGGTCAACCTCGCGCTCGACCTCTCGCACATCGCGGGGCTCATCGCCGTCATCGGTACCGGGGTGGACGACCTGGTCATCATCGCAGACGAGATTAGCCAGTCAGGCGTGACGACGAGTCGCGTCTTCCGCGACCGCTTCCGCAAGGCGTTCTGGGTCATCGGCGCGGCCGCCGTGACCACCATCATCGCCATGAGTCCGCTCGCGGTGCTCAGCCTCGGCGACCTGCAAGGGTTCGCCATCATCACCATCGTCGGCGTGCTCATCGGGGTGCTCGTCACCCGGCCGGCCTACGGTGACGTGCTCCGGAACCTGATGGACATCGACTGA
- the rnhB gene encoding ribonuclease HII — MHFGADEAGRGPVLGSMFAAAVSVPDESDLPAGIRDSKFLTPGRREELDEALRASPKVSIGLAEVRVDEIDDPETDLNTLTVRAQAQALRQILEDDMEGIVDACDTDEARFARRVAGKLDKNVTLRAEHNADENHPVVGAASIVAKVARDAHVATLAAEYGEVGSGYPSDPTTKSFLEGYVAQHGELPACARASWQTSKDVLAAREQSGLTEF, encoded by the coding sequence ATGCACTTTGGTGCAGACGAGGCTGGGCGCGGTCCCGTCCTCGGTTCGATGTTCGCCGCCGCCGTGAGCGTGCCCGACGAGAGCGACCTCCCGGCCGGAATCAGAGACTCGAAGTTCCTCACGCCGGGTCGCCGCGAGGAACTGGACGAAGCCCTCAGAGCGTCGCCAAAAGTCAGTATTGGCCTCGCGGAGGTGCGCGTCGACGAGATTGACGACCCCGAGACGGACCTGAACACCCTTACCGTCCGCGCCCAGGCGCAAGCCCTCCGACAAATCCTCGAAGACGATATGGAAGGCATCGTGGACGCCTGTGACACCGACGAAGCGCGGTTCGCCCGTCGGGTGGCCGGAAAGTTGGACAAGAATGTCACCCTGCGGGCGGAGCACAATGCAGACGAAAATCACCCCGTCGTGGGCGCGGCCAGCATCGTCGCCAAGGTCGCCCGCGACGCTCACGTCGCGACACTTGCTGCAGAGTACGGCGAGGTCGGCAGCGGCTATCCAAGCGATCCGACGACCAAATCGTTCCTCGAAGGATACGTTGCGCAGCATGGCGAACTCCCCGCGTGCGCTCGAGCCTCGTGGCAGACGAGCAAGGATGTCCTCGCTGCCCGCGAGCAGTCAGGACTCACCGAGTTCTGA